One Triticum dicoccoides isolate Atlit2015 ecotype Zavitan chromosome 5B, WEW_v2.0, whole genome shotgun sequence genomic window carries:
- the LOC119307147 gene encoding fatty acid desaturase DES2-like isoform X2: protein MAPESIKCMHWSDIMGAGGRMTEEREKQELLGRASASEIFQHAPTDKPTFTLAQIKEAIPPHCFQCSLIKSFSYVVYDLVISASLLYAALVWIPALSSMQQLGACPLYWVPHFDFLTLVGLYSEN, encoded by the exons ATGGCTCCAGAGAGCATAAAATGTATGCATTGGAG CGACATCATGGGTGCCGGTGGCAGAATGACGGAGGAGCGGGAGAAGCAGGAGCTGCTCGGACGCGCTAGCGCCAGTGAGATCTTCCAGCATGCGCCGACGGACAAGCCGACATTCACGCTGGCCCAGATCAAGGAGGCAATCCCGCCTCACTGCTTCCAGTGCTCGTTGATCAAGTCCTTCTCCTATGTGGTCTATGACCTCGTCATCAGCGCGTCCCTCCTGTACGCCGCATTGGTCTGGATCCCAGCACTCTCGAGCATGCAACAACTGGGCGCCTGTCCGCTCTACTGGGTGCCTCATTTTGATTTTCTTACCTTGGTGGGTTTGTATTCAGAAAATTAA
- the LOC119307147 gene encoding fatty acid desaturase DES2-like isoform X1, with protein sequence MSPASSWCGDHGSREHKIDIMGAGGRMTEEREKQELLGRASASEIFQHAPTDKPTFTLAQIKEAIPPHCFQCSLIKSFSYVVYDLVISASLLYAALVWIPALSSMQQLGACPLYWVPHFDFLTLVGLYSEN encoded by the exons ATGTCTCCCGCGAGTTCTTGGTGTGGGGATCATGGCTCCAGAGAGCATAAAAT CGACATCATGGGTGCCGGTGGCAGAATGACGGAGGAGCGGGAGAAGCAGGAGCTGCTCGGACGCGCTAGCGCCAGTGAGATCTTCCAGCATGCGCCGACGGACAAGCCGACATTCACGCTGGCCCAGATCAAGGAGGCAATCCCGCCTCACTGCTTCCAGTGCTCGTTGATCAAGTCCTTCTCCTATGTGGTCTATGACCTCGTCATCAGCGCGTCCCTCCTGTACGCCGCATTGGTCTGGATCCCAGCACTCTCGAGCATGCAACAACTGGGCGCCTGTCCGCTCTACTGGGTGCCTCATTTTGATTTTCTTACCTTGGTGGGTTTGTATTCAGAAAATTAA